The genome window TGAGAAAATCAAAAGGATTCGTAgcgatcgtggaggtgaatatgTTGAACCTTTTGGGGAATTCTGTTCACAACATGGTATAATCCATGAGGTCACTGCACCATACTCCCCTCAGTCAAATGGAGTGGCTGAGAGGAAGAATCGCACTCTCAAAGAGATGATGAATGCGATGTTGCTAAGCTCTGGACTTCCGCAATCGATGTGGGGGGAAGCCATCTTAagcgcaaataatattttaaatattacgaTGCGCAAGAATAAGGATGTGAGTCCTTATGAAATGTGGGAGAAAAAGAAACCGAGCTACAAACACCTGAaagtgtgggggtgccttgctaagGTACTGATCCCTACACCTAAGAAGGTGAAGATTGGTCCGAAAACCGTGGATTGTATCTTCATCGGATATCCTCCGCATAGTACAGCATATCGGTTTCTTGTGTATGATTCTAAGATTCCTGAGATTCAAAAGAATACGATCATGGAATCAAGAAATGCCTCATTCTTTGAGACTACGTTTCCTTGTAATCCAAGAAACGAGCACCCTACGACATCTAAACGAACTCATGAATCtgtagatgatgaaaatgagaatgatgaaagtgatgatgaaaatGTGGGGGTTGTGAGGAGGAGCAAAAGACAACGAACGGAGAAATCTTTTGGGTCAGACTTCATGACCTATTTGCTCGAAGAAGGTGATCCGAAAACCTATAAGGAAGCAATCACCTCACCTGATGGACCTATGTGGAAAGAGGCCATCAAAAGCGAAATTGATTCTATATTACAGAATCACACTTGGGAATTAGTGGACCTGCCACCTGGTTGTAAAGCACTAGGCagcaaatgggttttcaaaaagaaattgaaacctGACGGAACCATTGATAAGTATAAGGCCAGACTTGTAATCAAAGGATACAAGCAACAGAAAGGccttgattattttgatacgTATTCTCCTGTGACGAGAATCACGTCTATAAGGATGATGTTTGCAATCGCTGCGATGCGAAACTTAACAGtgcatcaaatggatgtgaaaacagCCTTTCTAAATGGGGATATAGATGAGGAAATCTATATGGAACAACCTGAAGGGTTTGCTGTCCCTGGGCAAGAAAGGAAAGTCTGTAAATTAGTGAAATCACTATATGGCTTGAAGCAAGCGCCTATGAAATGGCATGAGAAATTTGATGAAGTCGTGTTAGCACACAACTTCAAGATCAACGAATGTGATAGCTGTGCCTATTACAAGGATGACGAGAGCGGTTATGTCATGATGACATTGTATGTGGATGATCTACTTATTGCCGGAAGCAATGAAAAAGTGATCAAATCCACAAAGGACAtgttaaaatcaagatttgacATGAAAGACATGGGACTCGCAAATGTAATTCTAGGAATCCAAATTTCTAGAACATCAGAGGGTCTCGCACTAAGTCAACCTCATTACGTTGACAAGATCCTTGAGAGGTTTCTTAAGGATGATACTGAGAAAGCTAGGACACCTGTGGATATGACTTTACATCTATCCAAGAATAAAGGTGAGGGAGTCTCTCAGTTGGAGTACTCTAGGATAATTGGAAGTCTGATGTACTTAATGAGTTGTACAAGACCAGACATTGCGTACTCAATTAGCAAGTTGAGTAGGTTCACGAGTAATCCTGGAGATGATCACTGGAAAGCGATCATTAGGGTACTAAGGTACCTAAGGGGAACTCGAGACTATGGATTGCAATATGGCAGATACCCAGCAGTATTAGAAGGATATACTGACGCAAACTGGATATCTAGCAAGAAGGCACTAAAGTCTACGAGTGGCTACGTGTTTACACTAGCTGGAGCAGCAGTATCATGGAAATCCTCCAAGCAAACGGTTATAACTCACTCCACAATGGAAGCTGAGTTTGTGGCTTTAGATAAATGCGCTGAAGAGGCTGAATATCTACGCCAATTTCTGGAGGATATTCCAAGATGGCCAAGGCCTGTGACTGCAATAGGGATACACTGTGATAGTCAATCCGCTATTGGCAGAGCACAGAGCACAATGTATAATGGAAAGTCCCGTCATATACGACGACGACATAGTTCCATTAGACAATTAATCTCAACCGGGATTATCACTATTGACTATATACCGTCAAAGGATAATATTGCGGATCCGCTAACCAAAGGGTTACCAAGAGAAGTGGTTGAGAAATCATCGAGAGGAATGGGTCTTAAGCCTATAGCTTAACAGCATCATGGTGGACACCCAACCATTGCTGACTGGAGATCCCAAGAACTTGGTTCAATGGGACAACTAAATCATGATGACCTAATCACTGTGGGGGTAACCCCTGGCCTGTTCCTATGATGAAGAAACAGTGAGACCCGTAAGGTACGAGGTTAAGCCTTGAGCTTTTAATGATCTTTGGTGAATACATGGAGTGGTACACGCATGGAATTCAGTTGAGTAAACGCGGGTTACTCTATAAGATAAAGATCACCTATGTAGGAGAGAAGTGGGGCCGCTTCAAAGGAGAATTGCGAGGcacaattctttagaaactcccGCAGAACCAGGACGATGTTCCATGGCCAAAATGGACATAATCATGAGAACTGAACAAGTCAGAAAGGATATAGTGATAAGTATATCATCGTTTACACAAACGGTCGAACAGTTCAAGGACAAGCACGTCCACTGTCTACCAGTAAAGTCGATGTGCTTAATCGAGCGAAGGTTCAAGGAGCATTCTCTACCTATCGTATGCTATATCTGATCGCAGAAACTATCACCAAAAGTCAAACCCCGTGTCTGTCTGTCTGGTGTGTGCTACTGAAAATCATCAATCTCACCCATGTGGGGGATTGTTGgaagtttgtcattttgagcacaaatttgagtgaggctcggctacgtgctcgtggcgggttatgcttggattatgttctcctccgagagagctttccaatgcatgtttattcactcaaaacgactaaggaatggatgagttatgatgatccaaagttgcttccttggtagtggaaaaaTTGGAATAGAAAGCTTGAATCCCACATAGATTCAATAAAGAGCCTTTAAAGGCTTTATATAGCAAAACACTTTGGTAGTGTCCAAATGTGTTACTAgtgttatgctccaccacctacgtgcgcgcaggggggggtgcaaattgtgggatttcgaggggagtttcgtggcttcgcaagcctcgggcttttccgcgtgtgcgacctgcggacacgaatgcagcaaaatctgggcccgaagaattacggactagttttgctgaatttatttttccactgggcttgggctcaattaaattgacagaaattaattccgatttgatttcggattaattgtttggttttaaattaattcgatttgatttcggatttaatttataaccgcgtaaattaattaaacgcgttttaattaattgtgaagCGTAGCGCACAAGCCTTGCATcgcctatatatattcattatagcTTAGGGTTTTAGATATACGAAAAATATATAGCCTCTCCCgcacccaaaaccctagccgcgTCTGTGATAGTTTCAGACCTTGTTCTTGTTCGTCGAAGGTGCTTGCTGCATCGTTcatccgttttatcctgggaggcgatcgttcatcgcacacggtgagggcgaaatacgctttaaggagacagttacgcactggactcggatttTCGTTCATATATCCTTCGCTTTGTTCTGTCTCCTTACGTCTACTGTTTTGTCACACACACAAACGCACGTATTATTTTGTTGGCTTTTTCACAGATTGTATAACAATCTTAAAGCGTATTTATATTCTGTTTTACATCTGTGGTTGATCTGATTTGGTTTGTTTGCGTGTTGATTCACAGTATAATGGAGAATGTTAACAATGCTATCCCCTCGAGCGGTACGGCTGTTGATCCCAACGCACTGGTTAATCCAGATGGGGGTCAGACGCAGCAGTCGCAGGCTAACCCCAACGCACTGGTTAATCCAGATGGGGGTGTGCCATCTGGTTCTGGACCTACGCCTGCGGGCTCTGGTTCTGGACCTACACCTGCGGGCTTCGGCTTCGGGACTACGCCTCCGGGCTACGGTTCTGGGACTACGCCTCCGGGCTATGGTCCTGCGGGACAGATGACTTTTGGTCAGTTCAGTGTTCCACTTACACACTGTCCGGCAGGACATGTTCCTCAGCCGAATGGGACTGCTGTGCCTGTTGCGCCTGTTGCGCCCTTTGCGCCAGCTCCTTAACCTCGCGGAAATAACCTTATCTGGTGGAATACCCGATTCAAGTCATTAACCGTCTTCCAGATCCTGCAATGCAATCTCTCAGGGAAAATTCCGAATTCCATAGGAAACCTGACTCAACTTATTGTGTTGAACCTCAGCTTCAATAATCTTAGTGGCCATATTCCAAATTCTTTAGCTAACATTCAAAACCTagaaatcctttcccttggcgATAACAATTTCTTTGGCACGATACCAAGATCAATAGGCAACCTTACTGAACTCACGCTGTTGGACATGCATCTTAATCATTTTAGTGGCCATATACTCTATGCTTTAGCTAATCTTCAAAACCTCGTTGTCCTTGAAATATCAGATATATAACAATTTGATTGGCTCGTTTCCCTCTTGGATTTCCCACCATCCACATCTCACTGCTATAAGTCTGTCAAACAATAAACTGACTGGAAAACTATTTGAATTTGATTCCTTCAAGTCACGGCTGCGAAGTTTTGACTGTAGCAAGAATGCACTACATGGAACAATCCCAAAAACTTTTTCTCAGCTTGAAAACCTTACCTCTCTAGACTTGTCCTCAAACAATTTCAGCGGTGTCTTAAATATTGATGTTTTTTCATCCCTCAAGTACCTCGACAATCTTGATCTTTCTCATAATAGTCTACTAGTGAAAATCACAAGCACATCCACTCTCACTCCAAATCTTCAAAAGTTGGGTTTGTCATCTTGCAAGATCTTGAAGTTCCCCTATTTTATAAGATCCTTAGAAAACCTCAGATACCTAGATCTGTCAAACAGCCAAATTGACGGGAAAATGCCACCTTGGATTGGGTCCATGTGGAAAGATTCTTTGTATTATCTGAATCTTCCGCGCAACAGCTTAACAGGTGGTCTTGAACATGTTCCCATTAACAACATAAGGTATCTGGATGTCCAGTCTAACATGCTCCAGGGATCATTACCTACCTCAATCTGCAATTCGATCTCTCTACAAATTCTCAGCTTGTCTCATAACAATTTGAGTGGAGTGATTCCCACATGTCCAAGAAGTTTAAACTACAGCCTTTCTGTGTTGG of Daucus carota subsp. sativus chromosome 3, DH1 v3.0, whole genome shotgun sequence contains these proteins:
- the LOC108212761 gene encoding dehydrin Rab18-like; the protein is MENVNNAIPSSGTAVDPNALVNPDGGQTQQSQANPNALVNPDGGVPSGSGPTPAGSGSGPTPAGFGFGTTPPGYGSGTTPPGYGPAGQMTFGQFSVPLTHCPAGHVPQPNGTAVPVAPVAPFAPAP